In Actinoplanes octamycinicus, the genomic window ATCTCCGTGGCCCGGTGAGGCGGCGCACCGATTTTGATCTCCGGAACCACCCACGGGCATTGAAGGGTCCGGAGATCGCTCTGGACGCGCAGCGGCCAGATCTCCGGGCCCGCCCCGCGCGGGAGCATGCGATCCGCACCCCAGCGGACGCGCGTCGATGAAGAATGTGATCTCGATCCGGCCGGAGAATCAATCCACCCGGAGCGCGGCCAGCGATTCTTCCAGTTCGTCCGGCTTGATCAGGACATCTCGCGCCTTGGATCCCTCGGAAGGCCCGACGATCCCGCGCGTCTCCATCAGGTCCATCAGGCGGCCGGCCTTGGCGAAGCCCACCCGCAGCTTGCGCTGCAGCATCGACGTCGAGCCGAACTGGCTGGTCACCACCAGCTCGATGGCCTGGATCAGCAGCTGGAGATCGTCGCCGATCTCCTCGTCGATCTCCTTCTTCTTGCTCGGCGGCGCGTCGGTGACGCCCTCCTGGAACTCCGGCTCGCGCTGGTCCTTGCAGAACTTGACGACCGCCGCGATCTCCTTCTCGTCCACCCAGGCGCCCTGGATGCGCGTCGGTTTCGAGGCGCCCATCGGGAGGAAGAGGCCGTCACCGCGGCCGAGCAGTTTCTCCGCGCCGGGCTGGTCCAGGATGACCCGGGAGTCGGCCAGCGACGAGGTGGCGAAGGCCAGGCGGGACGGCACGTTCGCCTTGATCAGGCCGGTGACCACGTCGACCGACGGGCGCTGGGTGGCGAGGACCAGGTGGATGCCGGCCGCCCGGGCCAGCTGGGTGATCCGGACGACCGAGTCCTCCACGTCGCGCGGCGCCACCATCATCAGGTCGGCCAGCTCGTCGATGATCACCAGCAGGTAGGGGTACGGCTTCATCACCCGCTCGCTGCCCGGCGGGGCGACGATCTCGCCGCTGCGGACCTTGCGGTTGAAGTCGTCGATGTGCCGGACCCCGTTGGCCGCCAGGTCGTCGTAGCGCATGTCCATCTCGCGGACCACCCACTCCAGGGCGTCCGCGGCCTTCTTCGGGTTGGTGATGATCGGGGTGACGAGGTGCGGGATCCCCTCGTACGCCGTCATCTCCACCCGTTTCGGGTCGACCAGCATCAGCCGCACCTGCTCCGGCGTGGCCCGGGTGAGCAGGCTCACCAGCAGCGAGTTGAGGCAGCTGGACTTGCCGGCGCCGGTCGCGCCGGCGATCAGGATGTGCGGCATCTTCGCGAGGTTCGCCACGACGAAGCCGCCCTCGATGTCCTTGCCGAGCGCGACGACCATCGGGTGGTGATCGTGCGCGGCGACCGGCGACCGGAGCACGTCGCCGAGCGCCACGTTCTCCGGGTCGGTGTTCGGGATCTCCACGCCGACCGCCGACTTGCCCGGGATCGGCGAGAGGATCCGGACATCGGGAGACTTCACCGCGTACGCGATGTTGCGCGACAGCTGGGTGATCCGCTCGACCTTGGTGCCCGGGCCGATCTCCACTTCGTACCGCGTGACGGTCGGGCCACGGGTGAAGCCGGTGACCATCGCGTCCACGTTGAACTGCTCGAACACGCCGGTGAGCGCGGCCATGATCTCGTCGTTGGCGCGACTGCGGGCCTTGGCCGGGGCGCCCGTGGCGAGGAGCTTGGACGGCGCCGGCTTGTAGTCGCCGCTCTCCACCGAGGAGATGTCCAGCTGCTCGGCGCGCATCGGCGGCTCGGAGTGCTCCGGCGGCGCCGGCTTCTTCCGGGTGGCCGGCACCTTCGGCAGGGCCACCGTGTCGTGCAGGATCAGGTCTTCCTCGGGCTCATCCAGCCCGTCCGGCTCCTCCGGCGGCAGCGGGACCGGGGACGGCCGGCGGCGGCGCGGCTTGACCGGCGCGGCCACCACCGCCTCGTCGGCCTCGTCCGCCTCGTGCGGCGGGAGGACCGGGGCCGCCTGGTGCGACCGGCCCAGCACCAGGTCGCCGAGCAGCGCGAACCGCTCCGGGATCTTCGCGATCGGGGTCGCGGTGATCACCAGCAGACCGAAGATGAAGAGCAGGATCAGCAACGGTACGGCCACCCAGGCGCTCACCGCCCGCTCCAGCACCGAGCCGACGCCGTAACCGAGCAGGCCGCCGTCGCCGGTCAGCGCGACGTCCGGGGTCGGGTCGTCGGAGAGGTAGAGCAGGCTGCTGATCGCGATGATGACCGCCGACCAGCCGACCGGGTTACGGCCCCGGTGCTCCGGGTCGACCGGCTCGCGCATCAGCCGCACCGCGCCGTAGAAGAACAGCAGCGGCAGGAACACGCCGAGCCCGCCGAAGAACAGGTGGATCGCGTCGGCCAGGCGCTGCCCGAGCGGTCCCGCGCTGTGCGCCCAGACGGCCACCGCGGTCAGGATCGAGAAGCCCAGCATGAGCAGCCCGGCGCCGTCGCGGCGGTGCTCCGGGCCGATGTTGCGCGCGTTGCGCCCGGCGCCCCGGGCCACCCAGCCGACGCTGTGCGCCAGCCCCATCCACAGCGCGCCGACGCCCCGGGCCACACCGGGCCCGATCGCGGGCGGCGGCTTCCGCGCCGCTGGACGCTTGCGGGCGGCCGGTTTGGCGGCCGCCTTCTTGACCGGCCGGGCCGGTTGCCGGGCACGCGAGGTCGCGGCGCCGCGCGACGTGGACGCGGCACGGCCCCGGCTCGCCGGAGGAGTTCGGCCCGCCATGGATGACACCGTATCCGTCCGCGGCCAGCGCATCGAGAAGGCGCACCGTGACCCATCCTCGCTTTTCACCTTCGGCCAGGGCCTAAGCTCACCGAGTGCAACCACTCGACAGCGAGATGATCAAGGCGGCGCTGGACGCCCGCGGGTTCGCGTACTTCGTCGACGAGGACGGGGACATCGCCGGGAACTTCCAGGGGAACCTGATCTACTTCTTCCGGCTCGGCGAGAAGCGGGAGATGCTCCAGATCCGGGCGATGATGCAGCACGTCTTCACCGTCGAGGACGTGCCGCGACTCTACGAGTTCTGCAACACGTGGAACCGCGACCAGCTCTGGCCGAAGGCGTACGTGCAGGTCACCGACGACGGCGCGGCGGTCGTGATCGGCGAGGTGTCGACCGACTGGGAGCGCGGCGTGACCCCGGAACAGCTCGACCAGGTGCTGCTCTGCGGGATCGCGACCGGGTGCCGGCTGGGCGAGGCGCTGGGCGAGCTGAAGAACTGACCGACAGAAAAGGACCGGGGCCGCTGTCCGGCCCCGGTCCCTTTTTCCGTACGCGGTTACTGCACGTTGAAGCCAAGCGAGTAGGCGCCGCTGCCGGAGGTGGCCACCACCACGTACCGGAAGGTGCCGGAGCGCTGCTCGACGCTGAGCGTCTTGGCCCCGTCGCCGGTGGCCTGCGCCACGGTGCGGAAGCCGTTCCGGGTCAGCCGCTGCAGCACCAGGTCGAAGTCGGCGCCGTCGGGCGACTGCAGGCAGGCGGTGTGGGTGCCGGCCCGGGCCCGGAAGGTGCCGCCGTTCGGCTGGGCCTGCGCCTTGCCGGTCTGGCTGATCGAGCCGTCGCGCTGCACCGGCAGGTCGCCGCAGGCGGCCGCCGGGGCCGTCGCCTCGCCGGCGGGGGCGGACTCGGTCGGCGCGGCGCCACCGGTGTCACCTCCGCCGCTGGTCACCAGCGTCAGGTCGTTCGCCGCCAGGATCTCGTTGACCGGCTGGAAGAACGTCTCGCCGCCGACCGTGCAGTCGCCGGAGCCACCCGAGGTGACACCCTGCGCCTGGTCGCCGGAGAGCCACGGGCCGCCCGAGTCGCCGCCCTCGGCGCAGACGTCGGTGCGGGTCAGGCCGGTCACCGCGCCCTCCGGGTAGCGGACCGTCTGGTTCTTGGCCAGGATGGTGCCGCAGAACGTGCCGGTGGTGGAGCCGGAGCGGCAGACCGCGGCGCCGACCGGGGCCTCGGTGTTGCCGGCCACCGGCAGCTCGTTGCCCTTGAAGTCGTTGACCACCGGGCGCGGCGTCCAGTCGCCGTTCACCTCGACGAAGCCCATGTCGGCGTTGCCCGGGAAGACCGAGGCCTTCACCTCGCCCTGCGCCTGGTTGTTGAAGCCGCTGGTCTGCGTGCCGGCCGCACCGCAGTGGCCGGCCGTGACAAAGCCGCCCTCCACCGAGAAGCCGATCGAGCAGCGGGCGGTGCCCCCGTCCACCGCGATGAAGTACGGATCCGCGCCGCGCACGTCGAACAGCGGCTTCGGCTGCTGCTTGCTCACCTTCACGGTGACCGCGTCGGCGGGGACGCCGGCCTTGCGGGCGAACGCCACCGGGTCCGTCTTGGCGCCCGGCTGCGCGACAATGACCAGCTTGTTGGTCGGGGCGTCGACGTACCAGCCGGTCAGACCGCTGGCCGCTGTCACCCGGCGGTCCAGCTTGCTCTTCGCCTCGTCCAGCTCCGACTCGCTGCGCTTGACCAGCACCGGCACCGCCCCGGCCGCCTTGACCTCGGCAGCCGCGCCGGAATCGGTCACCGCGACCTTCAGGGTGGTGCCGTCCTTGGCGAGCCACGCGCCAGCGTAGCTGTCGCCGGTGGCCGCGGCCAGGGTCGCGGTGACCCCGCCGGCCCACTTCGAGCGGGCCAGCCGGGTCGTCGCCTGCTCCGCGTCGAGGCCCAGGTCACGCTTCATCGCCGCGAGCAACTGCGGGGACACACCCCCGCCTCGGCCCGCTTTCGTCGTGCCGCTGTCGCCGGTCGGCGTGGTGCCGGCCAGCGACGGCAGGGTGAAGGCGACCGCTGCCGCGGTCGCCGCCACCACCGCCGCAGCAACGGCGATCGATCTGCGCTGCATCTGGAGTACTCCCTCCGCCACGGGTGCCGTGGGGGCGGCACCGTGTCAGGGAGTACGCAGTCTGACCGAAAACGGTTGAGTCGTTAAGGCAGCCTTAAACCTCGACCACGGTCGGAACGATCATCGGACGGCGCCGGTACGCGTCGTTCACCCAGCGGCCGACGGTCCGGCGGACCACCTGTTGCAGCTGGTGGGTGTCGGTGATGCCGTCCTCGGCGGACCGGTGCAGGGCCGCGGTGAGCAACGGGATGACCGGATTGAACGCGTCCGGGTCCTCGGAGAAGCCCTTCGCCGAGATGCTCGGCTCGCCGACCACCTTGCCGGTCACCGAGTCGATCACCACGGTGGCCGCGATGAACCCGCCGTCGCCCAGGATCCGCCGCTCGGTCAGCAGCGACTCGCTGACGTCGCCGACCGCCAGGCCGTCGACATAGACGTACCGGCTGCGGACCCGGCCGACCACCCGGGCGTGGCCCTCGACCAGGTCGACCACGTCGCCGTCCTCGCAGAGCACCACCCGGTCCGGCGCGACGCCGGTCTCGATGCCGAGCTGGGCGTGGGCGCGCAGGTGCCGCCACTCGCCGTGCACCGGCATCAGGTTGCTGGGGCGGGTCACATTCAGCAGGTAGCGCAGCTCGCCGGCCGGGGCGTGGCCGGACACGTGCACCTTCGCCGTCTCCTTGTGGATCACCGTGGCGCCGGCCCGGGACAGCTGGTTGATCACCCGGTAGACCGAGGTCTCGTTGCCCGGCACCAGCGAACTGGCCAGCACGACGGTGTCACCTGGCGCGATGGTGATGTGCCGGTGGTCGCCGGTGGACATCCGGCCCAGCGCGCTCATCGGCTCGCCCTGCGAACCGGTGGACATGAAGACGATCTCGTCGGGCGGCAGGTGGGTGGCCTCGTCCAGGCCGACCAGCAGGCCGTCCGGGATGCGCAGCAGACCCAGGTCCCGGGCGATGCCCATGTTGCGGACCATGGACCGGCCGATCAGCGCGACCTTCCGCTCGTATTCCCAGGCGGCGTCCATCACCTGCTGCACGCGGTGCACGTGGGAGGCGAAGCTGGCCACGATGATCCGGCCCTTCGCCTTGCCGAAGATCGAGCTGAGCACCGGGCCGATGTCCCGCTCCGGCGCCACGAAACCGGGCACCTCGGCGTTCGTCGAGTCGGAGAGCAGCAGGTCGATGCCCTCGGCGCCGAGCCGGGCGAAACCGGCCAGGTCGGTGATCCGGCCGTCCAGCGGGACCTGGTCCATCTTGAAGTCGCCGGTGTGCAGCACCAGCCCGGCCGGGGTGCGCACGGCGACCGCCAGCGCGTCCGGGATCGAGTGGTTCACCGCGAAGAACTCGCACTCGAACGGGCCGAGCCGCTCGATGCCGCCCTCCCGGACGGTCAGCGTGTACGGGTCCAGGCGGCGCTCGGCCAGTTTCGCCTCGACCAGCGCCAGGGTGAACTCCGAGCCGACCAGCGGGATGTCCGCCTTGTGGGCGAGCAGATAGGGCACCGCGCCGATGTGGTCCTCGTGACCGTGGGTCAGCACGATCGCCTGGATGTCCTCGAGCCGGTCCAGGATCGGCGCGAAGTCCGGCAGGATCAGGTCGACGCCGGGCTGCTCGACGTCGGGGAAGAGCACCCCGCAGTCGATCACCAGCAGCTTGCCGTCGAACTCGAGAACCGTCATGTTGCGGCCGATGGCGCCGAGCCCGCCGAGCGGGACGACGCGCAGGGCGCCCTCCGGCAGCGGGGGCGGCGGACCCAGCTCCACGTGAGCGTTAGTCATTCGCCTCTTCCTGTCAGAGCACGATGCCGGCTGCGGCGGCGTCCTGGCGCAATTGGGTGAGCTCCTCGTCGCTCGCGTCGACCAGCGGGGACCGGACCGGGCCCGCGGGCAGGCCGGCCGCCGTCAACCCGGCTTTCACCAGGATCGTCCCCGGAGACCGGAAGATGCCGGTGAACAGCGGCAGAGCCTGGCGGTGCAGACGCAGCGCGCCGGCCGTGTCGCCGGCCTCGTAGGCCTCGATCATGCCTTTCGCCAGCGCGCCGGTGAAGTGCGAGGAGGTGCCGACCAGGCCGACGCCACCGATCGACAGCAGCGGCAGGGTGGCCGCGTCGTCGCCGGAGTAGAACGCCAGATCGGTCCGGCTCAGCACCCACGAGCTGGCGATCAGGTCGCCCTTGGCGTCCTTGACCGCGACGATCCGCTCGTGCTCGGCCAGCCGGACCAGGGTCTCGGTCGCGATCGCGGTGCCGGCCCGGTGCGGGATGTCATAAGCCATGATCGGCAGCCCGGAGGCGTCCGCCACGGCCAGGAAGTGCCGCAGCACGCCGGCCTGCGGGGGCTTGTTGTAATACGGCGTCACGACCAGCAGACCGTGCGCGCCGGCTTTCTCCGCGGCGTGCGCCAGCTCGATGGTGTGCGCGGTGTTGTTGGTGCCGACCCCGGCGACCACCTTGGCCCGGTCACCGACCGCCTCCACCACGGCGCGCAGGAGCGTCTCCTTCTCCGCGTCGGTCGTGGTCGGGGACTCGCCGGTGGTGCCGCTGATCACCAGAGCGTCGTTGCGCTGCTCGTCGACGAGGTGGACGGCCAGGCGGGCCGCACCCTCGATGTCCAGGGCGCCGTCCCGGGTGAACGGGGTCACCATGGCGGTAAGCAGCCGGCCGAAGGGCCGCGGGTCGTGCGTCATACCTGACAACCTATCGGACGGCCCGGTCACACGTAGAAAGCGGTGAACGGGGCCCAGGGGAGGTTACGCAGGATGCTCCAGACGGCCCAGACCGCCATGAATGTGATCATGACGGCCGAACTGATCGAGAGCTGCCGGATCCGCCAGCGGAACACCTTGCGACCGGCCCAGGCGACATACATGTACAGCAGGAAGGGCACGGCGAAAACGAAAACCGCGTGGTGCCGGGCGGCCGCGGGCAGGTCGCCGTGCAACAGGTACCACGCGGCGCGGGTGCCACCGCAGCCCGGGCAGACGAAACCGGTCACATATTTCAGCAGACAGGTGGGCTCGGCGCCGGCCTCCGCCTGGACCGGGTCGGTGACCAGCGTGTAACCCACCGCGCCGCCCATGCAGGCCAGCACGGCGAGCGGGGCCAGCCAGACCGGGGAACGGGTGGCCAGCCGGTCGAAGAACCGGGTCAGCCGGTCCGGATGGGCGACCGGATAGTGCCGGTAGGCCGGCCAGTCGGGCGGCACCGGCGGGCCCTGCAGCGGCTGGTCCGCCAGCCAGGGCGGGAGGGCGTCGCCGACTGCGGTGCTCATGGGCGCCACGGTACACCTCAGAGGCTTTTCAGAGCCGCCGTGAGCGGGCCGGCGAAATCACCCGCGACCGGGGCGGCGATCGTCTCCAGGCCCAGCCAGCCGGCCAGCCGGCGCAGCTCGGCGGCGAGCGCCTGAGCGGTCTCGTCCTGGTCGGCGGACGGCTCCAGCCAGGCGGCCGGCACCTCCAGCACACCGGTCTGCCGGTTGGCCTTGAGGTCGAGCCGGGCGGCGAACCGGTCACCGAGCAGGAACGGCAGCACGTAATAGCCGTAGAGCCGCTGCGGCCGGGGCACGTAGATCTCGATCCGGTACGTCATGTCGAACAGCCGCTCGGTGCGCTCGCGCTGCCAGATCAGCGGGTCGAACGGGCTGATCAGGGTGGCCACGTCGACCCGGCGCGGCAGCTTGGCCTCGTGATGCAGGTAAGCCACCGGCCGCCACCCCGGGACGGCCACCGGGCGCAGCACGCCCGCCTCGACCAGCTCGGCGATCGCCGTGCGGCACTCCTTGGTGGGCAGCCGGAAATAGTCACGCAGCTCGGGCTCGGCGGCCACACCCAGCGCCCGCGCGGAGAGCTCGACCAGCGACCGGAAGGCGTCCTCCGGCGCCGGGGTGGGCGCGTCGAGCACCGCGGCCGGCAGCACCCGCTCGGTCAGGTCATAGCGCCGGGCGAACGAGGTGGTCCGCTCGGCGGCGGTCACCTGGCCGGTGTAGAACAGCCACTCCAGCGCCTGCTTGACGACCGACCAGTTCCACCCCCAGTGGTCCTTGCGGCGGGGCACGTCGTGCTCGATCTCGGCGGCGGTGATCGGACCCCGGCCGCGGACCTCGTCGAGCACCCAGGCCACCAGGTCGGGCTGCTCGGCGGCGACCCGGCGCATGCCGCCCCAGGCATACTGCTGCGCCCGGGCCATCCGCCAGCGGAACAGCGGCTGCAGGTCGACCCGGATCAGCGAGGCCTCGTGGCCCCAGAACTCGAACAGCTCGCGGGGCCGGCGGTAGGCCGCGCGCTCCAGCAGACCGGCCGGATAGGGGCCGAGCCGGCTGTAGAGCGGCATGAAGTGGGCGCGCTGCAACACATTCACCGAGTCCATCTGGATCAGGTGCAGGCGGCGCAGCACCCGGCGCAGGTGGCGCAGGTCGGTGGCTCCGCCCGGCTTGGGGTCGGTGAAGCCCTGCGCGGCCAGGGTGACCCGGCGGGCCTGGGCGACGGAGAGCGTCTCGGGACTGGTCATCGATGAGCAGACTAGGACAGGGGTATGACAAAGTTGCCGGGATGGGGACGGTGATCCGGGCGCTGACGCCGGACGATGTCGACGAGGTCGCCGCCGTCCACGTGCGCAGCACCCGGGCGAGCCAGGCCGGGATCCTGCCGGCCGAGCACCTCGCCGCCCTGGACCCGGCGGTCTTCGCGGCGCGGCGCCGCAGCGTGCGGGCCGAGCCGGGCCGGCAGACCCTGGTCGCCGAGCGGGAGGGCCGGATCGCCGGGTTCGCCAGTTTCGGCCCGGACCGGGAAGAACCGGCCCTCGGCGAGCTCTACGCGATCTACGTCGACCCGGCGCACTGGGGAGGCGACGCGGGCTGGCTGCTGTTCGCGGCGGTGCGGGACGCCCTGCGTGACCGGGGCTTCCCGGAGATGCGCCTGTGGGTGCTGGCCGGCAACGAGCGGGCGCGGCACTTCTACGAACGGGCCGGGATGACCACCGACGGGATGCCGGTGACACACCGGGCGGGCGCCGGGATCGACGTGCCGAAACTGCGCTACCGGCGTCCTCTGTAGGCTGCCGCCATGGCTCTCGGCTTCGTCCGTCCCGCGCGTCCCGAGGACGCCCCGGAGATCGCTCGCATCCAGCTGGTCACCTGGCGCAGCGCGTACCGGCGCATGTTCCCGGCGCACGTGCTGGCCCAGCTCGACGAGCAGATGCTGGCCACCGGCTGGACCGAGGCGATCACCGCGCCGCCGTCCGCCCGGCACCGGGTGCTGATCGCCGTCGAGCAGGCCGAGACAGCCGAGCACGTGGTCGGCTTCGCGGCCGCCGGGCCGGCCGACGAGCAGGCCCTGGCGCCGGAGGAGCCGCCGCTGCCGCCCTCCGTCGCGGCGGTCACCGACCTGCTGGTCGAGCCGCGCTGGGGCCGCCGCGGGCACGGCAGCCGGCTGCTGGCGGCGGCCGTCGACCTGTGGCGCGAGGACGGCTTCGGGGCGGCGGTGGCCTGGGTCTACGACTCGGACACGGTGATGCGCAAGTTCCTGGAGTCGGCCGGGTGGGAGCCGGACGGGGCCGGGCGCGCCCTCGACGTCGAGGACCTGCTGGTCCCCCAGCTCCGCCTGCACGTCGATCTGTCCCAGTAAGCGCACTGCGGTCACGCCGCGTCCTCGGGCCCGGCCCGCTCACAGGCCGGCCCGCTTACAGGCCGGCCCGCTTACAGGCCGGCCCGTTACCGGCCGGCCCGCTTACAGCCAGCTCCGCTCGCACAGGGCGGCCTGTTTATAGCCTGTCCCAGTCACAGCCGGGCGCCGGTCATAGGCGTGCCTCGGGCACAGGCGCACTCTGCTCACAGGTCGGTCCCGCTCATAGGCTGCGCCTCTGGCGGCTCGGCCCGCTCACAGCCCGCCCCGCTCACAGCCCGCCCCGCTCACAGCCCGCCCCGCTCACAGCCCGCCCTCCCAGGGGGACCATCCCTGGACAAGCGTGGCGGATTTTCAGGGGCGCCGCCGGGCGGCCTGTGGAAAACCCGGGAATGTGGACGGGTTGCGCTTCGGTGAGACGGCGGCGCTTCACTGGGGCCGCGGAGCCTCGCTAGGACGGCGGCGCTTCGCTAGGACTGCGGAGCGCCGGTGAGACGCGGCGCTTCGCTGGGACAACGGCGCTGAGCTTGGACTGTGGAATCCCGGTGAGACAGCGGCGCCTCACTGGGACAACGGCCCCTCGCTGGAACTGCGAAGCCCCGGTGAGACAGCCGCGCTCCCCCGGGACAACGGCGCATCGCTCGGACTGCGCAGCCCCGGTGAGACAGCCGCGCTTCACTGGGACGACGGCGCTTCGCTCGGACTGCGAAGCCCCGGTGAGACAGCCGCGCTTCGCTGGGACAACGGCGCTTCGCTCGGACTGCGGGGCCTCGCTGGGACAGCTGGCTTCGTGGGACGGCGGGGTTCCGGTGACCAGCCGCGGACAGTGAAGAGGGCGGCGATCGCTTTGGACGCGCAGCGGCCAGATCGCCGCCCTCGGCCCGCGCTACTTAAAGAGAATTTGGTGTACGACCGCGGCCCGGCCAGGCTTGGTCGAGGTGATCGGTAGGGTGCTCAGGCCCGCGCTGCCCACTCATATGGCGGGGTGTGGCTCTCTCCCGGCTTGGACCCTGCCGGTCACCGTGGCGCGGAGTGGCTGAAGAGGGGTTTGCCCAGCTGTAAGTAGCGTTGCCCTCCCGCTGGTGTGGTTCTGCCGCGACGACGGGAAGGTCAACGGGTACATGGGTCAGCTGATCATTGGAGTCGATCCGCACAAGCGGTCCGCGACGATCGAGATCATCAACGAGCGTGAACAGGTGCTGGCCCGTGGCAGGTACGGCACCGACACCGGTGGCTACCAGCAGATGCTCGCCGCCGGCCGCCGTCACGCCGGCCGGGTGTGGGCGGTCGAGGGCTGTAACGGCATCGGCCGGCACCTGGCCCAGCGGCTGGTCGCCGACGGCGAAACCGTGCTGGACGTCCCGGCGAAACTCGCCGCGAAAGCCCGCAACTTTGACACCGGGCACGGCCGTAAAACCGACGGTCACGACGCGCACCACATCGCGGTGACCGCCCTGCGCACCCCGGGCCTGCGCCGCGTTCACGCCGACGGCGCCACCGTCGCGCTGCGGCTGCTGGCCGACCGCCGCGACCAGCTCGGCGCCACCCGCACCGAGACCATCAACCGGCTGCACCAGCTACTGCTCGAACTGATCCCCGGCGGCGCGAAGAAGAACCTGACCACCGACCAGGCCCGCACCCTGCTCGAACGCGTCAGCGTCCCGGCCGGCGACATCGTCACCGCCACCCGCTATCAGCTGGCCGGCGACCTGGCCGACGAGCTCACCACCCTGGACACCAAGATCAAAGCAGCCAACCGGCAGCTGAAGACCGTGCTGGCCGCCACCGGCACCCAGCTGACCAGCCTCAACGGCATCGGCCCCTCCGGCGCCGCCCGCCTGCTCGGCGACATCGGCGACATCAGCCGCTTCCCGACCCGCGGGCACTTCGCCACCTGGAACGGCACCGCCCCCATCGACGTGTCCTCCGGCGACAACCATCATCACCGGCTCAACCGGGCCGGGAACCGGCGCATCAACCGGGTCCTGCACATCATGGCCATCACCCAGCTCCGCTTCGACACCCCCGGCCGCGCCTACTACCAGCGCAAACGCGCCGAAGGCA contains:
- a CDS encoding GNAT family N-acetyltransferase, giving the protein MALGFVRPARPEDAPEIARIQLVTWRSAYRRMFPAHVLAQLDEQMLATGWTEAITAPPSARHRVLIAVEQAETAEHVVGFAAAGPADEQALAPEEPPLPPSVAAVTDLLVEPRWGRRGHGSRLLAAAVDLWREDGFGAAVAWVYDSDTVMRKFLESAGWEPDGAGRALDVEDLLVPQLRLHVDLSQ
- a CDS encoding IS110 family transposase → MWFCRDDGKVNGYMGQLIIGVDPHKRSATIEIINEREQVLARGRYGTDTGGYQQMLAAGRRHAGRVWAVEGCNGIGRHLAQRLVADGETVLDVPAKLAAKARNFDTGHGRKTDGHDAHHIAVTALRTPGLRRVHADGATVALRLLADRRDQLGATRTETINRLHQLLLELIPGGAKKNLTTDQARTLLERVSVPAGDIVTATRYQLAGDLADELTTLDTKIKAANRQLKTVLAATGTQLTSLNGIGPSGAARLLGDIGDISRFPTRGHFATWNGTAPIDVSSGDNHHHRLNRAGNRRINRVLHIMAITQLRFDTPGRAYYQRKRAEGKTAMEAMRALKRRLSDTVYRQMIKDDHTAQQTATGPGGHTGATLNSSAADPNPKIDTSEKSQPGPANHHPKTPLTPTP